Genomic segment of Chitinophaga varians:
TTTAAAAACCAAAATCCGAACAGATGAAAAAACAAATGCTCGCCGTAATTGCCTGTCTGGCCGCAGGTATGGTGATTTCTTCGTGTAACAAAAATGATAAACAACAGGAGTCCCAGCCCAATCCTGTTTCTGATGAAGTGCTGGCGCAAATCAAAGCCAATGGCTTCAGTACTGATAATGTTCAGAAAACAGATGAGGGCTATCTCGTGGAGGGCGATATCCTGTTGACAGCCGATCAGCTGAAAGAAAAAGTTGGCACTCCTACTTTACGTATTGCCAATGATGAACAGTATCGTACCAATAACCTCGTTACTGCGCTGCCCCGCGTTATTACCGTGAAAGTAAGTAATCTGGGTACAGCTTTTATTGCCGGCACTGATACGGCTATTGCCCGTTACAACAGACTGGGACTGCGTATCAGCTTCCGTCGTATTACCAGCGGCACGGCCACTATCACCATCAAAGGCTTCAATCAGGGCCCCAGCGGTGGTTACATCACCCTCGGTTCTTCCGGTTTCCCTACCAGCGGCGGTAACCCTTATGGTACTATCAAAATGAACACCAACGCTGCTGCTTATGGTTCTAACCCCAACGTTCTTTATGTAGGATCTGTGATCCAACATGAAATTGGCCACTGTATTGGTATGCGCCATACTGACTATATGAACCGTGCATACAGCTGCGGCGGCTCTGCTGTAAATGAAGGTGATGGCGGCGTTGGCGCTGTCCTGATTCCTGGTACGCCTTCCGGCCCGGATGCCAACTCCTGGATGCTGGCCTGCTCCAATGGAGGCAACCGTACCTTCAACGCTAATGATATCATCGCTTTAAATTACCTCTACCACTAATAACTGCCAGGCATTAACAATACATGACAGAGATATCTGCATGGTATATGCCAGCTAAAAAGAAGAGCACTAAAAGACCCGTTTTTTTCCGGATGCGTAACACCACGAAGTTGGTTGTTTGTCAGTAGCATTGCCTGCTTCCGACGATAGCATTGCTGCTGCACATCAATACGATTGATTTTTGTGGTGTGACCATTTATATACCGGCTGTATCCAAATCAGCCGGCAGGGAAATATTTTTTCTTTTCTAAACCAAAATCCGAACTGATGAAAAAACAAATGTTCGCCGTAATTGCCTGTCTGGCCGCAGGTGTAATGATTTCTTCCTGTAACAAAAATGACAAGCAACAGGCGTCACAACCCAACCCTGTTTCCAATGATGTGCTGGCGCAGATAAAGGCCAGTGGCTTCAGCACTGACAACGTACAAAAAACAGAAGACGGTTATCTCGTGGAAGGAGATATCCTGTTGACTGAACAGCAACTGCGGGAGAAAGTCGGTACTCCTACATTGCGCATTGCCAACGATGAACAGTACCGGACCAACAACCTGGTGTCTGCATTGCCGCGTGTGATCACGGTAAAAGTAACCGGTCTGGGAACCGCATTCATCGCGGGTACTGATACGGCTATTGCCCGTTACAACAGACTGGGCCTGCGTATTACTTTCCAGCGTATTACCAGCGGTACGCCTGACATTACCCTGCAGGGCTTCAACCAGGGCCCCAGCGGTGGTTACATCACCCTCGGTTCCTCCGGTTTCCCGAGCGGCGGTAACCCTTACCCTACTGTTAAAATGAACACCAACCAGTATGCCTATGGCTCCAATCCTAATGTGTTGTACGTAGGATCTGTGATCCAGCATGAAATCGGCCATTGCATCGGTATGCGCCATACAGACTATATGAACCGTGCATACAGCTGCGGCGGTTCTGCTGTAAATGAAGGCGATGGCGGCGTTGGCGCGGTCCTGATCCCAGGTACGCCTTCAGGCCCGGATGCCAACTCCTGGATGCTGGCCTGCTCCAATGGTGGCAACCGTACCTTTAATGCCAATGACATCATCGCATTAAATTACCTCTACCACTAATCAGGTAAATACTTTGGCGTGAGCCAATTGTTGAGAACACAGCGTAGATGTCTGAATAAGGCATCTGCGCTCTCATATGTCTGCTAAGAAAGAGCACTGAAAGACCCTATTTTTGTATGTAGCACCATGCCATCTGTTGTTTGTTGGTAGCATAGCCCGTCCCCCCTTGTAGCGTTACCCCGGCAGATAAGCATTGTTGTTCTGATGATCAGTTATTCAGATAGAAATATTTTTCTTTTAATAACCAAAATCTGAAGTGATGAAAAAACAAATGCTTGCCGTAATAACCTGTCTGGCCGCAGGTATCATGATTTCTTCCTGTGATAAAAGTGATAAACAACAGGACCCACAACCCAATCCTGTTTCTGATGAAGTGCTGGCGCAAATAAAAGCCCACGGCTTCAGTACAGATAATGTCCGGAAAACAAAAGACGGCTACCTGGTGGAAGGTGATATCCTGCTGACCCCTGATCAACTGAATGAGAAGCCCGGTGGAATTACCTTGCGTGTCGGCCAGGTGGAACAATACCGTTCCAGTTCACTGGTGACAGGCCTGCCCCGGGCTATTATCGTAAAAGTGGTCGGCCTTCCGTCCGCATACATCGCAGGCGTTGATACGGCCCTTATGCGTTATAACAGGCTGAATCTGCGTCTCCACTTCCAGCTTGTTGTCAGCGGTACGCCTACGCTTACTATTCAGGGTTATAACCAGGCGCCTGTCAATGGCTACGTTAGTTACGGTTCTTCAGGTCTCCCTACAGGAGGCAATCCTTTTCCTACTGTGCAGTTGAACTA
This window contains:
- a CDS encoding M57 family metalloprotease codes for the protein MKKQMLAVIACLAAGMVISSCNKNDKQQESQPNPVSDEVLAQIKANGFSTDNVQKTDEGYLVEGDILLTADQLKEKVGTPTLRIANDEQYRTNNLVTALPRVITVKVSNLGTAFIAGTDTAIARYNRLGLRISFRRITSGTATITIKGFNQGPSGGYITLGSSGFPTSGGNPYGTIKMNTNAAAYGSNPNVLYVGSVIQHEIGHCIGMRHTDYMNRAYSCGGSAVNEGDGGVGAVLIPGTPSGPDANSWMLACSNGGNRTFNANDIIALNYLYH
- a CDS encoding M57 family metalloprotease produces the protein MKKQMLAVITCLAAGIMISSCDKSDKQQDPQPNPVSDEVLAQIKAHGFSTDNVRKTKDGYLVEGDILLTPDQLNEKPGGITLRVGQVEQYRSSSLVTGLPRAIIVKVVGLPSAYIAGVDTALMRYNRLNLRLHFQLVVSGTPTLTIQGYNQAPVNGYVSYGSSGLPTGGNPFPTVQLNYNAAAYGPTPNVLYIASEIQHYIGHCIGMHHTDFMDRSFSCGGTPVREDVNAIWIPGTPMGPDPNSWMLACSNGIARNFNANDIIALNALYH
- a CDS encoding M57 family metalloprotease is translated as MKKQMFAVIACLAAGVMISSCNKNDKQQASQPNPVSNDVLAQIKASGFSTDNVQKTEDGYLVEGDILLTEQQLREKVGTPTLRIANDEQYRTNNLVSALPRVITVKVTGLGTAFIAGTDTAIARYNRLGLRITFQRITSGTPDITLQGFNQGPSGGYITLGSSGFPSGGNPYPTVKMNTNQYAYGSNPNVLYVGSVIQHEIGHCIGMRHTDYMNRAYSCGGSAVNEGDGGVGAVLIPGTPSGPDANSWMLACSNGGNRTFNANDIIALNYLYH